The proteins below come from a single Anderseniella sp. Alg231-50 genomic window:
- a CDS encoding DUF4114 domain-containing protein gives MSVDTQWNISPVLGTGDNDGLRGTGRSEVLAGYGGDDRIEALSGDDEVFGGSGNDLIYGQGGDDVIYGNGKPAYIDMSQLVIQQATEAKVTFVDEGAGYRNALGVYEIAADGSIGNVQILFPNASKVGSGGDLVPNQSQTTFDVADGTQLGFFVVSNGYNKGTLNRDALSAETGRFEFRTQDGQPGSVNDQAVELWWVGDTPGEEVHIRSQFGYSVFHSTASAEDGFAPNPDDYSHVVSRASTVTGELLIGFEDIYGGGDNDYDDTIIRVEIGQQNTVALLPASTGTGNLPDDDVLYGGDGDDEIYGVSGDDIIQGGYGNDKLSGNSGDDNVSGNDGNDEISGNSGNDIASGGAGDDTISGGSGDDRLNGDGGADIISGGSGADIVTGGSGNDDLSGNSGDDVISGGSGDDTLSGNSGNDRLNGDSGSDTLNGHSGDDTLDGGSGQDRVVGGSGNDVVNGGEHNDRVYGGSGDDEVYGGLGNDYLSAGSGNDIVSGGSGNDRMFGGLGADSFIWASDDILNEQGVSSFDRIADFSDQDVLDFSMLALDTTMNLDQLVSFSETDRGTSVSVNLSGQDGDFTDVVLLQDVFGVSAQAYLESDTLFI, from the coding sequence ATGAGTGTAGATACGCAATGGAATATCTCGCCTGTCCTTGGGACAGGCGACAATGACGGTCTCCGAGGCACCGGTCGGTCAGAAGTGCTGGCCGGCTATGGTGGAGACGACCGGATTGAAGCACTGAGCGGCGACGACGAAGTCTTCGGCGGCAGCGGCAACGACCTGATCTATGGTCAGGGCGGCGATGATGTCATCTATGGCAACGGCAAACCTGCCTATATCGACATGTCTCAGCTGGTCATCCAGCAGGCTACAGAAGCCAAGGTGACATTTGTTGATGAAGGCGCAGGTTACCGGAACGCCCTTGGCGTTTACGAGATCGCGGCGGACGGCAGTATCGGCAATGTGCAAATCCTGTTTCCGAACGCATCCAAGGTCGGCAGCGGCGGTGATCTCGTGCCGAACCAGTCACAGACGACATTTGATGTTGCCGACGGTACTCAACTCGGATTCTTCGTGGTTTCCAACGGCTACAACAAGGGCACGCTCAATCGCGACGCGTTGTCTGCCGAGACCGGGCGCTTCGAGTTCCGCACACAGGACGGTCAGCCAGGGTCGGTAAATGACCAGGCGGTCGAGCTGTGGTGGGTCGGAGACACCCCGGGTGAGGAAGTCCACATCAGAAGCCAGTTCGGTTACAGTGTGTTTCATTCAACCGCATCGGCCGAGGACGGGTTTGCACCCAACCCCGACGACTACTCCCACGTGGTTTCGCGCGCCAGCACGGTCACCGGTGAACTGCTGATCGGCTTTGAAGACATCTATGGCGGTGGCGACAATGATTATGACGACACCATCATCCGGGTCGAGATCGGCCAGCAGAACACTGTCGCTCTGCTTCCGGCCAGCACCGGTACCGGCAACCTGCCGGATGATGATGTGCTTTATGGCGGCGATGGCGATGATGAGATTTACGGCGTCAGCGGCGATGACATCATCCAGGGCGGTTACGGCAACGACAAGCTGTCGGGCAATTCCGGTGACGACAACGTTTCCGGTAACGACGGCAATGATGAAATCTCCGGCAATTCCGGCAATGACATCGCCTCCGGCGGTGCCGGCGACGATACCATTTCCGGCGGGTCGGGAGACGACCGGTTGAACGGTGATGGTGGTGCAGACATCATCTCTGGCGGTTCCGGCGCAGACATTGTGACCGGCGGCTCGGGCAATGACGATCTGTCGGGCAATTCCGGCGATGATGTCATTTCCGGCGGCAGCGGTGATGACACACTGTCGGGCAACAGCGGTAACGACCGTCTCAATGGCGATTCGGGGTCCGATACACTGAACGGTCATTCCGGCGACGACACGCTTGACGGCGGCAGTGGTCAGGACCGTGTCGTCGGCGGCTCCGGCAACGATGTGGTCAATGGCGGTGAGCACAACGACCGTGTCTATGGTGGTTCTGGCGACGATGAGGTCTATGGCGGGCTCGGCAATGACTACCTGTCAGCCGGGTCGGGCAACGACATCGTGTCCGGCGGGTCCGGCAATGACCGCATGTTCGGCGGCCTGGGAGCAGACAGCTTCATCTGGGCCAGCGACGATATCCTCAATGAACAGGGTGTAAGCTCGTTCGACAGGATTGCGGATTTTTCCGATCAGGACGTGCTGGATTTCAGCATGTTGGCACTGGACACCACGATGAACCTGGATCAGCTCGTGTCGTTTTCCGAAACCGACCGCGGCACATCCGTGTCGGTCAATCTCAGTGGACAGGACGGAGACTTCACCGACGTGGTGCTGCTGCAGGACGTGTTCGGCGTCAGTGCCCAGGCTTACCTGGAGTCCGACACCTTGTTCATCTGA